From the Scatophagus argus isolate fScaArg1 chromosome 21, fScaArg1.pri, whole genome shotgun sequence genome, one window contains:
- the stambpl1 gene encoding AMSH-like protease isoform X6 has protein sequence MEQGFSINTLKKLAAEPDYTDVSLTAAERVRALGKMGCSVEINEDIAPRRYFRSGVEMERMAAVYLEEGSLENAYVLYTKFITLFVEKLPGHRDYQQCSVPEKQLIMKKLQEVAFPRKDELKKRLQEKYSREHTEYLRAQSQAVVVDGCGQQLQRLSVLDEDRRRLLLLEEERQRVAALRRMQIESEQFRYFEDQLRRQELASRRGEEAEQKVGTKVPEAPDGSCLSQQPIRDAVRSQGADSNRNRPPAPVSQPAATLAGVHTQKVEGLRRVVIPRDLTYRFLLLADSNTTRGIETCGVLCGRLTHDEFMLTHVVIPKQSAGPDFCDMENVEELFSFQDQQNLLTLGWIHTHPTQTAFLSSVDLHTHCSYQLMLPEAIAIVCAPRHNDTGVFRLTSPGMLEVSGCRLKGFHPHSKEPPLFSVRNLLCFTFSVSYFRFRLQIRLQDVQEMLGLTESNI, from the exons atggaACAAGGCTTCAGCATAAATACGCTG aagAAGCTGGCAGCAGAACCAGACTACACCGACGTGTCGCTGACGGCGGCCGAGCGGGTGCGGGCACTGGGGAAGATGGGATGCAGCGTAGAAATTAACGAGGACATCGCACCAAGACGCTACTTCCGTTCTGGAGTGGAGATGGAGCGCATGGCGGCGGTTTACCTGGAGGAGGGCAGCTTGGAGAATGCCTACGTTCTCTACACCAAGTTTATAAC gctGTTTGTAGAGAAGCTCCCGGGTCACAGAGACTACCAGCAGTGCAGCGTTCCAGAAAAACAGCTCATCATGAAG AAACTTCAGGAAGTAGCGTTTCCTCGTAAAGACGAGTTGAAGAAACGTCTTCAGGAGAAATACAGCAGGGAACACACCGAGTACCTCAGAGCCCAG AGCCAGGCAGTGGTGGTTGATGGGTGTGGCCAGCAGCTGCAGCGACTCTCCGTATTGGACGAGGACAGGAGGCGGCTGCTGCTattggaggaggagaggcagcgTGTTGCCGCCCTGCGACGCATGCAGATCGAATCGGAACAGTTTCGTTACTTTGAGGACCAGCTGAGGCGTCAGGAACTGGCcagtaggagaggagaggaggcggAGCAGAAG GTGGGGACCAAAGTGCCTGAGGCACCAGATggctcctgtctgtctcagcagCCGATCAGAGATGCCGTTCGATCTCAGGGGGCGGATTCCAACAGGAACAGACCACCAGCCCCTGTCAGCCAACCAGCTGCCACACTGGCTGGAGTACACA ctCAGAAGGTGGAGGGTCTGAGGCGGGTGGTGATTCCCAGAGATCTGACATATCGtttcctgctgctggctgacTCCAACACAACCAGAGGAATAGAAACTTGTGGAGTCCTCTGTGGACGACTG ACGCACGACGAGTTCATGCTGACTCATGTTGTGATCCCAAAACAGTCAGCAGGTCCAGATTTCTGCGACATGGAGAACGTGGAGGAGCTCTTCAGCTTCCAGGACCAACAGAACCTGCTGACTCTTGGCTGGATCCAT acTCATCCCACTCAGACAGCCTTCCTTTCCAGTGTCGACCTCCACACTCACTGTTCTTATCAGCTAATGCTGCCAGAGGCCATTGCCATCGTGTGCGCTCCCAGACACAATGA TACTGGTGTGTTCAGGTTGACCAGTCCAGGGATGTTGGAGGTCTCTGGCTGCAGACTGAAAGGTTTCCATCCTCATTCCAAGGAGCCTCCTCTGTTCAGTGTGAGAAACcttctctgtttcactttttctgtgtCCTACTTCAG GTTCAGACTCCAGATCAGACTTCAGGATGTTCAAGAGATGTTAGGGTTAACAGAGTCAAATATTTGA
- the stambpl1 gene encoding AMSH-like protease isoform X1, translated as MDELAVGQPEPVTQTHTHTHTHTHTHTHTHTHTMEQGFSINTLKKLAAEPDYTDVSLTAAERVRALGKMGCSVEINEDIAPRRYFRSGVEMERMAAVYLEEGSLENAYVLYTKFITLFVEKLPGHRDYQQCSVPEKQLIMKKLQEVAFPRKDELKKRLQEKYSREHTEYLRAQSQAVVVDGCGQQLQRLSVLDEDRRRLLLLEEERQRVAALRRMQIESEQFRYFEDQLRRQELASRRGEEAEQKVGTKVPEAPDGSCLSQQPIRDAVRSQGADSNRNRPPAPVSQPAATLAGVHTQKVEGLRRVVIPRDLTYRFLLLADSNTTRGIETCGVLCGRLTHDEFMLTHVVIPKQSAGPDFCDMENVEELFSFQDQQNLLTLGWIHTHPTQTAFLSSVDLHTHCSYQLMLPEAIAIVCAPRHNDTGVFRLTSPGMLEVSGCRLKGFHPHSKEPPLFSVRNLLCFTFSVSYFRFRLQIRLQDVQEMLGLTESNI; from the exons ATGGATGAGCTGGCCGTTGGCCAGCCGGAGCctgtgacacagacacacacacacacacacacacacacacacacacacacacacacacacacacacacgatggaACAAGGCTTCAGCATAAATACGCTG aagAAGCTGGCAGCAGAACCAGACTACACCGACGTGTCGCTGACGGCGGCCGAGCGGGTGCGGGCACTGGGGAAGATGGGATGCAGCGTAGAAATTAACGAGGACATCGCACCAAGACGCTACTTCCGTTCTGGAGTGGAGATGGAGCGCATGGCGGCGGTTTACCTGGAGGAGGGCAGCTTGGAGAATGCCTACGTTCTCTACACCAAGTTTATAAC gctGTTTGTAGAGAAGCTCCCGGGTCACAGAGACTACCAGCAGTGCAGCGTTCCAGAAAAACAGCTCATCATGAAG AAACTTCAGGAAGTAGCGTTTCCTCGTAAAGACGAGTTGAAGAAACGTCTTCAGGAGAAATACAGCAGGGAACACACCGAGTACCTCAGAGCCCAG AGCCAGGCAGTGGTGGTTGATGGGTGTGGCCAGCAGCTGCAGCGACTCTCCGTATTGGACGAGGACAGGAGGCGGCTGCTGCTattggaggaggagaggcagcgTGTTGCCGCCCTGCGACGCATGCAGATCGAATCGGAACAGTTTCGTTACTTTGAGGACCAGCTGAGGCGTCAGGAACTGGCcagtaggagaggagaggaggcggAGCAGAAG GTGGGGACCAAAGTGCCTGAGGCACCAGATggctcctgtctgtctcagcagCCGATCAGAGATGCCGTTCGATCTCAGGGGGCGGATTCCAACAGGAACAGACCACCAGCCCCTGTCAGCCAACCAGCTGCCACACTGGCTGGAGTACACA ctCAGAAGGTGGAGGGTCTGAGGCGGGTGGTGATTCCCAGAGATCTGACATATCGtttcctgctgctggctgacTCCAACACAACCAGAGGAATAGAAACTTGTGGAGTCCTCTGTGGACGACTG ACGCACGACGAGTTCATGCTGACTCATGTTGTGATCCCAAAACAGTCAGCAGGTCCAGATTTCTGCGACATGGAGAACGTGGAGGAGCTCTTCAGCTTCCAGGACCAACAGAACCTGCTGACTCTTGGCTGGATCCAT acTCATCCCACTCAGACAGCCTTCCTTTCCAGTGTCGACCTCCACACTCACTGTTCTTATCAGCTAATGCTGCCAGAGGCCATTGCCATCGTGTGCGCTCCCAGACACAATGA TACTGGTGTGTTCAGGTTGACCAGTCCAGGGATGTTGGAGGTCTCTGGCTGCAGACTGAAAGGTTTCCATCCTCATTCCAAGGAGCCTCCTCTGTTCAGTGTGAGAAACcttctctgtttcactttttctgtgtCCTACTTCAG GTTCAGACTCCAGATCAGACTTCAGGATGTTCAAGAGATGTTAGGGTTAACAGAGTCAAATATTTGA
- the stambpl1 gene encoding AMSH-like protease isoform X2 — MDELAVGQPEPVTHTHTHTHTHDGTRLQHKYAAVCVVQKKLAAEPDYTDVSLTAAERVRALGKMGCSVEINEDIAPRRYFRSGVEMERMAAVYLEEGSLENAYVLYTKFITLFVEKLPGHRDYQQCSVPEKQLIMKKLQEVAFPRKDELKKRLQEKYSREHTEYLRAQSQAVVVDGCGQQLQRLSVLDEDRRRLLLLEEERQRVAALRRMQIESEQFRYFEDQLRRQELASRRGEEAEQKVGTKVPEAPDGSCLSQQPIRDAVRSQGADSNRNRPPAPVSQPAATLAGVHTQKVEGLRRVVIPRDLTYRFLLLADSNTTRGIETCGVLCGRLTHDEFMLTHVVIPKQSAGPDFCDMENVEELFSFQDQQNLLTLGWIHTHPTQTAFLSSVDLHTHCSYQLMLPEAIAIVCAPRHNDTGVFRLTSPGMLEVSGCRLKGFHPHSKEPPLFSVRNLLCFTFSVSYFRFRLQIRLQDVQEMLGLTESNI, encoded by the exons ATGGATGAGCTGGCCGTTGGCCAGCCGGAGCctgtg acacacacacacacacacacacacacacacgatggaACAAGGCTTCAGCATAAATACGCTG ctgtttgtgttgtgcagaagAAGCTGGCAGCAGAACCAGACTACACCGACGTGTCGCTGACGGCGGCCGAGCGGGTGCGGGCACTGGGGAAGATGGGATGCAGCGTAGAAATTAACGAGGACATCGCACCAAGACGCTACTTCCGTTCTGGAGTGGAGATGGAGCGCATGGCGGCGGTTTACCTGGAGGAGGGCAGCTTGGAGAATGCCTACGTTCTCTACACCAAGTTTATAAC gctGTTTGTAGAGAAGCTCCCGGGTCACAGAGACTACCAGCAGTGCAGCGTTCCAGAAAAACAGCTCATCATGAAG AAACTTCAGGAAGTAGCGTTTCCTCGTAAAGACGAGTTGAAGAAACGTCTTCAGGAGAAATACAGCAGGGAACACACCGAGTACCTCAGAGCCCAG AGCCAGGCAGTGGTGGTTGATGGGTGTGGCCAGCAGCTGCAGCGACTCTCCGTATTGGACGAGGACAGGAGGCGGCTGCTGCTattggaggaggagaggcagcgTGTTGCCGCCCTGCGACGCATGCAGATCGAATCGGAACAGTTTCGTTACTTTGAGGACCAGCTGAGGCGTCAGGAACTGGCcagtaggagaggagaggaggcggAGCAGAAG GTGGGGACCAAAGTGCCTGAGGCACCAGATggctcctgtctgtctcagcagCCGATCAGAGATGCCGTTCGATCTCAGGGGGCGGATTCCAACAGGAACAGACCACCAGCCCCTGTCAGCCAACCAGCTGCCACACTGGCTGGAGTACACA ctCAGAAGGTGGAGGGTCTGAGGCGGGTGGTGATTCCCAGAGATCTGACATATCGtttcctgctgctggctgacTCCAACACAACCAGAGGAATAGAAACTTGTGGAGTCCTCTGTGGACGACTG ACGCACGACGAGTTCATGCTGACTCATGTTGTGATCCCAAAACAGTCAGCAGGTCCAGATTTCTGCGACATGGAGAACGTGGAGGAGCTCTTCAGCTTCCAGGACCAACAGAACCTGCTGACTCTTGGCTGGATCCAT acTCATCCCACTCAGACAGCCTTCCTTTCCAGTGTCGACCTCCACACTCACTGTTCTTATCAGCTAATGCTGCCAGAGGCCATTGCCATCGTGTGCGCTCCCAGACACAATGA TACTGGTGTGTTCAGGTTGACCAGTCCAGGGATGTTGGAGGTCTCTGGCTGCAGACTGAAAGGTTTCCATCCTCATTCCAAGGAGCCTCCTCTGTTCAGTGTGAGAAACcttctctgtttcactttttctgtgtCCTACTTCAG GTTCAGACTCCAGATCAGACTTCAGGATGTTCAAGAGATGTTAGGGTTAACAGAGTCAAATATTTGA
- the stambpl1 gene encoding AMSH-like protease isoform X3, with amino-acid sequence MDELAVGQPEPVTHTHTHTHTHTMEQGFSINTLKKLAAEPDYTDVSLTAAERVRALGKMGCSVEINEDIAPRRYFRSGVEMERMAAVYLEEGSLENAYVLYTKFITLFVEKLPGHRDYQQCSVPEKQLIMKKLQEVAFPRKDELKKRLQEKYSREHTEYLRAQSQAVVVDGCGQQLQRLSVLDEDRRRLLLLEEERQRVAALRRMQIESEQFRYFEDQLRRQELASRRGEEAEQKVGTKVPEAPDGSCLSQQPIRDAVRSQGADSNRNRPPAPVSQPAATLAGVHTQKVEGLRRVVIPRDLTYRFLLLADSNTTRGIETCGVLCGRLTHDEFMLTHVVIPKQSAGPDFCDMENVEELFSFQDQQNLLTLGWIHTHPTQTAFLSSVDLHTHCSYQLMLPEAIAIVCAPRHNDTGVFRLTSPGMLEVSGCRLKGFHPHSKEPPLFSVRNLLCFTFSVSYFRFRLQIRLQDVQEMLGLTESNI; translated from the exons ATGGATGAGCTGGCCGTTGGCCAGCCGGAGCctgtg acacacacacacacacacacacacacacacacgatggaACAAGGCTTCAGCATAAATACGCTG aagAAGCTGGCAGCAGAACCAGACTACACCGACGTGTCGCTGACGGCGGCCGAGCGGGTGCGGGCACTGGGGAAGATGGGATGCAGCGTAGAAATTAACGAGGACATCGCACCAAGACGCTACTTCCGTTCTGGAGTGGAGATGGAGCGCATGGCGGCGGTTTACCTGGAGGAGGGCAGCTTGGAGAATGCCTACGTTCTCTACACCAAGTTTATAAC gctGTTTGTAGAGAAGCTCCCGGGTCACAGAGACTACCAGCAGTGCAGCGTTCCAGAAAAACAGCTCATCATGAAG AAACTTCAGGAAGTAGCGTTTCCTCGTAAAGACGAGTTGAAGAAACGTCTTCAGGAGAAATACAGCAGGGAACACACCGAGTACCTCAGAGCCCAG AGCCAGGCAGTGGTGGTTGATGGGTGTGGCCAGCAGCTGCAGCGACTCTCCGTATTGGACGAGGACAGGAGGCGGCTGCTGCTattggaggaggagaggcagcgTGTTGCCGCCCTGCGACGCATGCAGATCGAATCGGAACAGTTTCGTTACTTTGAGGACCAGCTGAGGCGTCAGGAACTGGCcagtaggagaggagaggaggcggAGCAGAAG GTGGGGACCAAAGTGCCTGAGGCACCAGATggctcctgtctgtctcagcagCCGATCAGAGATGCCGTTCGATCTCAGGGGGCGGATTCCAACAGGAACAGACCACCAGCCCCTGTCAGCCAACCAGCTGCCACACTGGCTGGAGTACACA ctCAGAAGGTGGAGGGTCTGAGGCGGGTGGTGATTCCCAGAGATCTGACATATCGtttcctgctgctggctgacTCCAACACAACCAGAGGAATAGAAACTTGTGGAGTCCTCTGTGGACGACTG ACGCACGACGAGTTCATGCTGACTCATGTTGTGATCCCAAAACAGTCAGCAGGTCCAGATTTCTGCGACATGGAGAACGTGGAGGAGCTCTTCAGCTTCCAGGACCAACAGAACCTGCTGACTCTTGGCTGGATCCAT acTCATCCCACTCAGACAGCCTTCCTTTCCAGTGTCGACCTCCACACTCACTGTTCTTATCAGCTAATGCTGCCAGAGGCCATTGCCATCGTGTGCGCTCCCAGACACAATGA TACTGGTGTGTTCAGGTTGACCAGTCCAGGGATGTTGGAGGTCTCTGGCTGCAGACTGAAAGGTTTCCATCCTCATTCCAAGGAGCCTCCTCTGTTCAGTGTGAGAAACcttctctgtttcactttttctgtgtCCTACTTCAG GTTCAGACTCCAGATCAGACTTCAGGATGTTCAAGAGATGTTAGGGTTAACAGAGTCAAATATTTGA
- the stambpl1 gene encoding AMSH-like protease isoform X5 has product MKFKCRCHIRSDRSLLRKKLAAEPDYTDVSLTAAERVRALGKMGCSVEINEDIAPRRYFRSGVEMERMAAVYLEEGSLENAYVLYTKFITLFVEKLPGHRDYQQCSVPEKQLIMKKLQEVAFPRKDELKKRLQEKYSREHTEYLRAQSQAVVVDGCGQQLQRLSVLDEDRRRLLLLEEERQRVAALRRMQIESEQFRYFEDQLRRQELASRRGEEAEQKVGTKVPEAPDGSCLSQQPIRDAVRSQGADSNRNRPPAPVSQPAATLAGVHTQKVEGLRRVVIPRDLTYRFLLLADSNTTRGIETCGVLCGRLTHDEFMLTHVVIPKQSAGPDFCDMENVEELFSFQDQQNLLTLGWIHTHPTQTAFLSSVDLHTHCSYQLMLPEAIAIVCAPRHNDTGVFRLTSPGMLEVSGCRLKGFHPHSKEPPLFSVRNLLCFTFSVSYFRFRLQIRLQDVQEMLGLTESNI; this is encoded by the exons atgaaatttaaatgtcGATGTCACATTCGGTCTGACCGAAGTCTGCTGAGG aagAAGCTGGCAGCAGAACCAGACTACACCGACGTGTCGCTGACGGCGGCCGAGCGGGTGCGGGCACTGGGGAAGATGGGATGCAGCGTAGAAATTAACGAGGACATCGCACCAAGACGCTACTTCCGTTCTGGAGTGGAGATGGAGCGCATGGCGGCGGTTTACCTGGAGGAGGGCAGCTTGGAGAATGCCTACGTTCTCTACACCAAGTTTATAAC gctGTTTGTAGAGAAGCTCCCGGGTCACAGAGACTACCAGCAGTGCAGCGTTCCAGAAAAACAGCTCATCATGAAG AAACTTCAGGAAGTAGCGTTTCCTCGTAAAGACGAGTTGAAGAAACGTCTTCAGGAGAAATACAGCAGGGAACACACCGAGTACCTCAGAGCCCAG AGCCAGGCAGTGGTGGTTGATGGGTGTGGCCAGCAGCTGCAGCGACTCTCCGTATTGGACGAGGACAGGAGGCGGCTGCTGCTattggaggaggagaggcagcgTGTTGCCGCCCTGCGACGCATGCAGATCGAATCGGAACAGTTTCGTTACTTTGAGGACCAGCTGAGGCGTCAGGAACTGGCcagtaggagaggagaggaggcggAGCAGAAG GTGGGGACCAAAGTGCCTGAGGCACCAGATggctcctgtctgtctcagcagCCGATCAGAGATGCCGTTCGATCTCAGGGGGCGGATTCCAACAGGAACAGACCACCAGCCCCTGTCAGCCAACCAGCTGCCACACTGGCTGGAGTACACA ctCAGAAGGTGGAGGGTCTGAGGCGGGTGGTGATTCCCAGAGATCTGACATATCGtttcctgctgctggctgacTCCAACACAACCAGAGGAATAGAAACTTGTGGAGTCCTCTGTGGACGACTG ACGCACGACGAGTTCATGCTGACTCATGTTGTGATCCCAAAACAGTCAGCAGGTCCAGATTTCTGCGACATGGAGAACGTGGAGGAGCTCTTCAGCTTCCAGGACCAACAGAACCTGCTGACTCTTGGCTGGATCCAT acTCATCCCACTCAGACAGCCTTCCTTTCCAGTGTCGACCTCCACACTCACTGTTCTTATCAGCTAATGCTGCCAGAGGCCATTGCCATCGTGTGCGCTCCCAGACACAATGA TACTGGTGTGTTCAGGTTGACCAGTCCAGGGATGTTGGAGGTCTCTGGCTGCAGACTGAAAGGTTTCCATCCTCATTCCAAGGAGCCTCCTCTGTTCAGTGTGAGAAACcttctctgtttcactttttctgtgtCCTACTTCAG GTTCAGACTCCAGATCAGACTTCAGGATGTTCAAGAGATGTTAGGGTTAACAGAGTCAAATATTTGA
- the stambpl1 gene encoding AMSH-like protease isoform X7 has translation MDELAVGQPEPVTQTHTHTHTHTHTHTHTHTHTMEQGFSINTLKKLAAEPDYTDVSLTAAERVRALGKMGCSVEINEDIAPRRYFRSGVEMERMAAVYLEEGSLENAYVLYTKFITLFVEKLPGHRDYQQCSVPEKQLIMKKLQEVAFPRKDELKKRLQEKYSREHTEYLRAQSQAVVVDGCGQQLQRLSVLDEDRRRLLLLEEERQRVAALRRMQIESEQFRYFEDQLRRQELASRRGEEAEQKVGTKVPEAPDGSCLSQQPIRDAVRSQGADSNRNRPPAPVSQPAATLAGVHTQKVEGLRRVVIPRDLTYRFLLLADSNTTRGIETCGVLCGRLTHDEFMLTHVVIPKQSAGPDFCDMENVEELFSFQDQQNLLTLGWIHCRPPHSLFLSANAARGHCHRVRSQTQ, from the exons ATGGATGAGCTGGCCGTTGGCCAGCCGGAGCctgtgacacagacacacacacacacacacacacacacacacacacacacacacacacacacacacacgatggaACAAGGCTTCAGCATAAATACGCTG aagAAGCTGGCAGCAGAACCAGACTACACCGACGTGTCGCTGACGGCGGCCGAGCGGGTGCGGGCACTGGGGAAGATGGGATGCAGCGTAGAAATTAACGAGGACATCGCACCAAGACGCTACTTCCGTTCTGGAGTGGAGATGGAGCGCATGGCGGCGGTTTACCTGGAGGAGGGCAGCTTGGAGAATGCCTACGTTCTCTACACCAAGTTTATAAC gctGTTTGTAGAGAAGCTCCCGGGTCACAGAGACTACCAGCAGTGCAGCGTTCCAGAAAAACAGCTCATCATGAAG AAACTTCAGGAAGTAGCGTTTCCTCGTAAAGACGAGTTGAAGAAACGTCTTCAGGAGAAATACAGCAGGGAACACACCGAGTACCTCAGAGCCCAG AGCCAGGCAGTGGTGGTTGATGGGTGTGGCCAGCAGCTGCAGCGACTCTCCGTATTGGACGAGGACAGGAGGCGGCTGCTGCTattggaggaggagaggcagcgTGTTGCCGCCCTGCGACGCATGCAGATCGAATCGGAACAGTTTCGTTACTTTGAGGACCAGCTGAGGCGTCAGGAACTGGCcagtaggagaggagaggaggcggAGCAGAAG GTGGGGACCAAAGTGCCTGAGGCACCAGATggctcctgtctgtctcagcagCCGATCAGAGATGCCGTTCGATCTCAGGGGGCGGATTCCAACAGGAACAGACCACCAGCCCCTGTCAGCCAACCAGCTGCCACACTGGCTGGAGTACACA ctCAGAAGGTGGAGGGTCTGAGGCGGGTGGTGATTCCCAGAGATCTGACATATCGtttcctgctgctggctgacTCCAACACAACCAGAGGAATAGAAACTTGTGGAGTCCTCTGTGGACGACTG ACGCACGACGAGTTCATGCTGACTCATGTTGTGATCCCAAAACAGTCAGCAGGTCCAGATTTCTGCGACATGGAGAACGTGGAGGAGCTCTTCAGCTTCCAGGACCAACAGAACCTGCTGACTCTTGGCTGGATCCAT TGTCGACCTCCACACTCACTGTTCTTATCAGCTAATGCTGCCAGAGGCCATTGCCATCGTGTGCGCTCCCAGACACAATGA
- the stambpl1 gene encoding AMSH-like protease isoform X4, with the protein MDELAVGQPEPVTQTHTHTHTHTHTHTHTHTHTMEQGFSINTLKKLAAEPDYTDVSLTAAERVRALGKMGCSVEINEDIAPRRYFRSGVEMERMAAVYLEEGSLENAYVLYTKFITLFVEKLPGHRDYQQCSVPEKQLIMKKLQEVAFPRKDELKKRLQEKYSREHTEYLRAQSQAVVVDGCGQQLQRLSVLDEDRRRLLLLEEERQRVAALRRMQIESEQFRYFEDQLRRQELASRRGEEAEQKVGTKVPEAPDGSCLSQQPIRDAVRSQGADSNRNRPPAPVSQPAATLAGVHTQKVEGLRRVVIPRDLTYRFLLLADSNTTRGIETCGVLCGRLTHDEFMLTHVVIPKQSAGPDFCDMENVEELFSFQDQQNLLTLGWIHTHPTQTAFLSSVDLHTHCSYQLMLPEAIAIVCAPRHNDTGVFRLTSPGMLEVSGCRLKGFHPHSKEPPLFSVCKHVVVRDSKISLLDLR; encoded by the exons ATGGATGAGCTGGCCGTTGGCCAGCCGGAGCctgtgacacagacacacacacacacacacacacacacacacacacacacacacacacacacacacacgatggaACAAGGCTTCAGCATAAATACGCTG aagAAGCTGGCAGCAGAACCAGACTACACCGACGTGTCGCTGACGGCGGCCGAGCGGGTGCGGGCACTGGGGAAGATGGGATGCAGCGTAGAAATTAACGAGGACATCGCACCAAGACGCTACTTCCGTTCTGGAGTGGAGATGGAGCGCATGGCGGCGGTTTACCTGGAGGAGGGCAGCTTGGAGAATGCCTACGTTCTCTACACCAAGTTTATAAC gctGTTTGTAGAGAAGCTCCCGGGTCACAGAGACTACCAGCAGTGCAGCGTTCCAGAAAAACAGCTCATCATGAAG AAACTTCAGGAAGTAGCGTTTCCTCGTAAAGACGAGTTGAAGAAACGTCTTCAGGAGAAATACAGCAGGGAACACACCGAGTACCTCAGAGCCCAG AGCCAGGCAGTGGTGGTTGATGGGTGTGGCCAGCAGCTGCAGCGACTCTCCGTATTGGACGAGGACAGGAGGCGGCTGCTGCTattggaggaggagaggcagcgTGTTGCCGCCCTGCGACGCATGCAGATCGAATCGGAACAGTTTCGTTACTTTGAGGACCAGCTGAGGCGTCAGGAACTGGCcagtaggagaggagaggaggcggAGCAGAAG GTGGGGACCAAAGTGCCTGAGGCACCAGATggctcctgtctgtctcagcagCCGATCAGAGATGCCGTTCGATCTCAGGGGGCGGATTCCAACAGGAACAGACCACCAGCCCCTGTCAGCCAACCAGCTGCCACACTGGCTGGAGTACACA ctCAGAAGGTGGAGGGTCTGAGGCGGGTGGTGATTCCCAGAGATCTGACATATCGtttcctgctgctggctgacTCCAACACAACCAGAGGAATAGAAACTTGTGGAGTCCTCTGTGGACGACTG ACGCACGACGAGTTCATGCTGACTCATGTTGTGATCCCAAAACAGTCAGCAGGTCCAGATTTCTGCGACATGGAGAACGTGGAGGAGCTCTTCAGCTTCCAGGACCAACAGAACCTGCTGACTCTTGGCTGGATCCAT acTCATCCCACTCAGACAGCCTTCCTTTCCAGTGTCGACCTCCACACTCACTGTTCTTATCAGCTAATGCTGCCAGAGGCCATTGCCATCGTGTGCGCTCCCAGACACAATGA TACTGGTGTGTTCAGGTTGACCAGTCCAGGGATGTTGGAGGTCTCTGGCTGCAGACTGAAAGGTTTCCATCCTCATTCCAAGGAGCCTCCTCTGTTCAGT GTGTGTAAACACGTGGTTGTGAGGGACTCAAAGATCAGCCTGCTGGACCTCAGGTGA